The Mycobacterium seoulense genome has a window encoding:
- a CDS encoding helix-turn-helix domain-containing protein, translating to MRSADEFEVVRRLVAAGVNDCAISRQIGVPRTTVRDWRRRPQIRTRLVSGGPCGVGHDFLLSRQRHTATCLAFTWATAVFHAPSGSGT from the coding sequence ATGCGGTCGGCGGACGAGTTCGAAGTCGTGCGGCGCCTCGTCGCAGCCGGAGTAAACGACTGCGCAATTTCGCGACAAATCGGTGTGCCACGAACGACGGTTCGGGACTGGCGGCGACGGCCACAAATCCGGACGAGGCTGGTGAGCGGAGGGCCATGCGGCGTCGGTCATGATTTTCTGCTGTCCCGCCAGCGGCATACTGCTACCTGCTTGGCCTTTACTTGGGCGACGGCTGTGTTTCACGCTCCCAGCGGGTCTGGCACCTGA
- a CDS encoding DUF3817 domain-containing protein, with amino-acid sequence MTTPETPGAPTSAFPVEKIRTALLGYRIMAWTTGLWLIALCYEIVSHLVLHHEIRWIEVVHGWVYFIYVLTAFNLAVKVRWPIPKTIGVLLAGTIPLLGIIVEHFQTRDVKTRFGL; translated from the coding sequence ATGACCACACCGGAGACACCAGGGGCACCGACGTCCGCGTTCCCCGTCGAGAAGATCCGCACCGCGTTGCTCGGCTATCGGATCATGGCGTGGACGACGGGTCTCTGGCTGATCGCGCTGTGCTACGAGATCGTGTCGCACCTCGTCTTGCACCACGAGATCCGCTGGATCGAGGTGGTCCACGGCTGGGTGTACTTCATCTATGTCCTGACCGCGTTCAACCTGGCGGTCAAGGTGCGCTGGCCGATTCCCAAAACGATCGGTGTGCTGCTCGCCGGGACCATCCCGCTGCTGGGCATCATCGTCGAACACTTCCAGACCAGGGACGTCAAGACCCGCTTCGGCCTGTAG
- the rph gene encoding ribonuclease PH, with product MTRREDGRLDDELRPVVITRGFTDHPAGSVLIEFGHTKVMCTASVTEGVPRWRKGSGLGWLTAEYAMLPSATHSRSDRESVKGRLSGRTQEISRLIGRSLRACIDLAALGENTIAVDCDVLQADGGTRTAAITGAFVALADAVTYLAAAGKLSDPRPLSCAIAAVSVGVVDGRIRVDLPYEEDARAEVDMNVVATDTGTLVEVQGTGEGATFPRSTLDKLLDVALAACDTLFAAQREALALPYPGELPEAGPAPKAFGS from the coding sequence GTGACGAGACGAGAAGACGGCCGCCTGGATGACGAGCTTCGCCCCGTGGTCATCACCCGCGGGTTCACCGATCATCCGGCGGGGTCGGTGCTGATCGAATTCGGTCACACCAAGGTCATGTGCACGGCCAGCGTGACCGAGGGGGTGCCGCGCTGGCGCAAGGGGTCGGGTCTGGGGTGGTTGACCGCGGAGTACGCGATGCTGCCGTCGGCCACCCACTCGCGTTCCGACCGGGAATCCGTGAAGGGGCGCCTCTCCGGGCGCACCCAGGAGATCAGCCGGCTGATCGGTCGGTCGCTGCGGGCCTGCATCGATCTGGCGGCCCTGGGGGAGAACACCATTGCCGTCGACTGCGACGTGCTGCAGGCCGACGGCGGCACTCGGACCGCCGCCATCACGGGCGCCTTCGTCGCGCTGGCCGACGCCGTGACCTACCTTGCGGCAGCGGGCAAGCTGTCCGATCCCCGGCCGTTGTCGTGCGCGATCGCGGCGGTCAGCGTCGGGGTGGTCGACGGCAGGATCCGAGTGGACCTGCCCTACGAGGAGGACGCGCGGGCCGAGGTCGACATGAACGTCGTCGCCACCGACACCGGGACGCTGGTGGAGGTGCAGGGGACCGGCGAGGGGGCGACGTTCCCGCGCTCGACGCTGGACAAACTGCTCGATGTGGCGCTGGCCGCCTGCGACACGTTGTTCGCCGCCCAGCGCGAGGCGCTGGCCCTGCCGTACCCGGGTGAGCTGCCCGAGGCGGGCCCGGCGCCGAAGGCGTTCGGCAGCTGA
- a CDS encoding thiol-disulfide oxidoreductase DCC family protein produces the protein MSGESAPPVLLYDGVCGVCNSVVQTILRFDPDGSLRFAALDSDFSRGVVDRHPAIAGVDSMVFVDEPGQPTERVAVRSAAALRVVNYLGGPWKLLRVARVIPTPLRDWLYDRVADVRYRIFGKHDTCPLPPPEVRARFLDA, from the coding sequence GTGAGCGGTGAATCGGCGCCGCCCGTGTTGCTCTACGACGGGGTCTGCGGCGTCTGCAACTCGGTGGTGCAAACCATCCTTCGGTTCGACCCGGACGGATCCCTACGTTTCGCGGCGCTGGACAGCGACTTCTCCCGAGGGGTCGTCGATCGGCATCCCGCGATCGCGGGCGTCGATTCGATGGTCTTCGTCGACGAACCCGGCCAGCCCACCGAACGCGTCGCCGTGCGATCCGCCGCCGCGTTGCGGGTGGTGAATTACCTCGGCGGCCCCTGGAAGCTGCTGCGGGTGGCTCGCGTCATTCCCACTCCGCTGCGCGATTGGCTCTACGACCGGGTCGCCGACGTCCGCTATCGCATCTTCGGCAAGCACGACACGTGCCCGCTGCCGCCGCCGGAGGTTCGCGCGCGATTCTTGGACGCTTAG
- a CDS encoding DUF4395 domain-containing protein: MGSRPVPLEHAFLNTPWWAMGQITHAHAEPRINEVATRARAGLLNIISAITIALLLLRPETDPVIIVGPLVLFDMLAAAVSGLTPFSPTGILGTALTMGIRPVWKPTRPKRFAWLLGAGLAATCLAMRLLGASPVAMAAVVAVCFVLTWSEATLGFCVGCYMHKLIWGCQDCEVPYVREIAPRPAISQERPAINLESRA; this comes from the coding sequence ATGGGCAGTCGGCCAGTCCCACTTGAACATGCTTTTCTCAATACGCCCTGGTGGGCAATGGGGCAGATCACGCACGCGCATGCGGAACCGCGCATCAACGAAGTCGCGACCCGCGCAAGGGCGGGTTTGCTGAATATCATCTCGGCGATCACGATCGCATTGTTGCTTTTGCGTCCGGAAACCGATCCGGTGATCATCGTCGGTCCGCTCGTGCTTTTTGACATGTTGGCCGCGGCGGTTAGCGGACTAACTCCCTTCAGCCCCACTGGAATTCTCGGCACGGCGTTAACAATGGGCATTCGTCCGGTATGGAAGCCAACGCGGCCGAAACGGTTTGCGTGGTTGCTCGGTGCCGGTTTAGCAGCGACGTGCCTTGCCATGCGCCTGTTAGGGGCGTCGCCCGTAGCGATGGCGGCCGTTGTGGCGGTCTGTTTTGTTCTCACATGGTCGGAGGCCACGCTGGGATTTTGCGTGGGCTGCTACATGCACAAATTGATTTGGGGTTGTCAGGACTGCGAGGTCCCTTACGTCAGGGAAATAGCACCCCGGCCCGCGATAAGCCAGGAACGTCCAGCAATCAACTTGGAAAGTCGCGCATAG
- the murI gene encoding glutamate racemase: MNSPLAPVGIFDSGVGGLTVARAIIDQLPDEDIVYVGDTGNGPYGPLTIPEVRAHALAIGDDLVGRGVKALVIACNTASAACLRDARERYDVPVVEVILPAVRRAVATTRNGRIGVIGTRATINSHAYQDAFAAARDTEITAVACPRFVDFVERGVTSGRQVLGLAEGYLEPLQRAQVDTLVLGCTHYPLLSGLIQLAMGEHVTLVSSAEETAKEVLRVLTERDLLRPHDAAPATRVFEATGDPEAFTKLASRFLGPAVSGVQPVHHVRID, encoded by the coding sequence ATGAACTCGCCCTTGGCACCCGTCGGGATCTTCGACTCCGGCGTCGGGGGACTGACCGTCGCGCGGGCGATCATCGACCAGCTGCCCGACGAGGACATCGTCTACGTCGGTGACACCGGCAACGGACCGTACGGTCCCCTCACCATCCCCGAGGTCCGCGCGCACGCGCTGGCCATCGGCGACGACCTCGTCGGTCGCGGGGTCAAGGCGTTGGTGATCGCCTGCAACACGGCGTCGGCGGCGTGCCTGCGGGACGCTCGCGAGCGTTACGACGTACCGGTCGTCGAGGTGATCCTGCCGGCGGTGCGTCGCGCGGTCGCCACGACCCGCAACGGTCGCATCGGCGTCATCGGCACCCGGGCCACCATCAACTCGCACGCGTACCAGGACGCGTTCGCTGCCGCCCGCGACACCGAGATCACCGCCGTGGCCTGTCCGCGCTTCGTCGACTTCGTGGAGCGGGGGGTGACCAGTGGGCGCCAGGTGCTCGGACTGGCCGAGGGCTACCTCGAGCCGCTGCAGCGCGCCCAGGTCGACACGCTGGTGCTCGGCTGCACGCACTACCCCCTGCTGTCGGGGCTGATCCAGCTGGCCATGGGCGAGCACGTGACGCTGGTGTCGAGCGCGGAGGAGACCGCCAAGGAAGTGCTTCGGGTGCTCACCGAGCGCGACCTGCTGCGTCCGCACGACGCGGCGCCCGCGACGCGGGTCTTCGAAGCGACCGGCGACCCCGAGGCTTTCACCAAGTTGGCATCGCGATTCCTGGGTCCCGCGGTCAGCGGCGTGCAACCCGTTCACCACGTGCGGATCGACTAG
- the aosR gene encoding oxidative stress transcriptional regulator AosR has product MRKWKRVETADGPRFRSALASHEAALLKNLATAMVGLLDERESSSPADELEEITGIKIGNSDPPKDPTLRRLLPDFFRHDADDPLAPDTADSLNAALRSLHEPEIIDAKRLAAQRLLDTVPNDGGRFDLTEEDANAWVAAVNDLRLTLGVMLEVGPEGPERLPADHPLAVHFDVYQWLTVLQEYLVLVLMRPR; this is encoded by the coding sequence GTGCGCAAGTGGAAGCGCGTCGAGACCGCGGACGGTCCCCGTTTTCGGTCCGCCTTGGCGTCCCACGAGGCCGCCCTGCTGAAAAACCTCGCGACGGCCATGGTCGGGTTACTCGACGAACGTGAATCATCCTCGCCCGCAGATGAACTCGAGGAGATCACTGGCATAAAGATTGGAAACAGCGATCCGCCGAAGGATCCGACCCTGCGCCGGCTGCTGCCGGATTTCTTCCGTCACGACGCCGATGACCCGCTGGCCCCCGACACCGCCGACAGCCTCAACGCCGCGTTGCGGAGCCTGCACGAGCCCGAGATCATCGACGCCAAACGCCTTGCCGCACAGCGGTTATTGGACACCGTTCCGAACGACGGCGGCCGGTTCGACCTCACGGAGGAGGACGCAAACGCCTGGGTCGCGGCGGTCAACGACCTTCGGCTGACGCTGGGGGTGATGCTCGAGGTCGGCCCGGAGGGGCCGGAGCGCCTGCCCGCCGACCACCCGCTGGCCGTGCACTTCGACGTGTACCAGTGGTTGACCGTCCTGCAGGAATATCTGGTCCTGGTGCTCATGAGGCCCCGATGA
- the clpS gene encoding ATP-dependent Clp protease adapter ClpS gives MVVMSAPAKPGTTGQRESAPVDATASPWVTIVWDDPVNLMTYVTYVFQKLFGYSEPHATKLMLQVHNEGKAVVSAGSRESMEVDVSKLHAAGLWATLQQDR, from the coding sequence ATGGTTGTAATGTCAGCGCCCGCTAAGCCGGGTACTACAGGACAACGCGAGTCCGCTCCGGTAGACGCCACGGCGAGTCCGTGGGTCACGATCGTGTGGGATGACCCGGTCAACTTGATGACCTACGTGACGTATGTGTTCCAGAAGTTGTTCGGCTACAGCGAGCCGCACGCCACCAAACTGATGTTGCAGGTGCACAACGAAGGCAAGGCGGTGGTGTCGGCCGGCAGCCGGGAGTCCATGGAAGTCGACGTGTCCAAGCTGCATGCCGCCGGGTTGTGGGCGACCCTGCAGCAGGACCGGTGA
- a CDS encoding ABC transporter ATP-binding protein/permease — protein MARGFSGVMLRSFGARDHTATVVETVQIAPHFVRVRMTSPTLFEDVDAEPAAWLRFWFPDPDGSTTEFQRAYTISEADVPSGRFAVDIVLHDPAGPASKWARTAQPGATIAVMALMGSSRFDVPDEKPAGYLLIGDSASIPGMNGIIGVVPDDVPIETYLEQHDDNDVLIPIARHPRLQVHWVPRRDERSLAAAIESRDWSNWYAWATPEATVLKHVRTRLRDEFGFPKSEIHAKAYWSAGRAMGTHRGEDRGTTKNVAAEQVSSREPADKTSTPAARGSWRVQAAGRLLAPLRTALILSGVLQAVITVVQLAPFVLLVELARLLVAGAPAVRLWDVGLAAVALLGLGTVLGAALTLWLHVVDARFAAGLRSRLLRKLSRLPLGWFTARGSGSIKQLLQDDALSLHYLVTHAIPDAVAAIIAPVAVLVYLFAVDWRVALVLFVPVLVYLVLTSSLTIQSGPRIPQSQRWAEKMSGEAGAYLEGQPVIRVFGGAAASSFRRNLDEYIDFLVSWQRPLAGKKTLMDLVTRPSTFLWLIVLTGTLLTTTGRMDPVNLLPFLLLGTTFGARLLGIAYGVGGIGAGMLAARRLQNTLDEPELEVREPDRSADSSATVVFDGVSFGYRPGVPVIRGVSLTLRPGTVTALVGPSGSGKSTLAALLARFHDVDHGTIRIGGQDIRSMSADELYAKVGFVLQETQLVHGTVADNIALAVPDATAAQIEEAARQAHIHDRIMRLPNGYDTVLGAGTGLSGGERQRLTIARAILADTPVLILDEATAFADPESEYLVQQALNRLTRDRTVLVIAHRLHTVTGADQIVVLDHGRIAERGTHDELLAADGRYRRLWEGGRRDPVAAITAREGAR, from the coding sequence ATGGCACGCGGATTCTCCGGTGTGATGTTGCGCAGCTTCGGCGCCCGCGATCACACCGCGACGGTGGTCGAAACCGTCCAGATCGCACCGCATTTCGTGCGCGTACGCATGACGTCACCGACGTTGTTCGAAGACGTGGATGCCGAACCCGCCGCCTGGCTGCGGTTCTGGTTCCCGGACCCGGACGGATCGACCACCGAATTCCAGCGGGCTTACACGATTTCCGAGGCGGACGTTCCCAGCGGCCGCTTCGCCGTCGACATCGTTCTGCACGATCCCGCCGGCCCGGCATCGAAGTGGGCGCGCACCGCCCAGCCCGGCGCCACGATCGCCGTCATGGCCCTGATGGGTTCGTCGCGCTTTGACGTGCCCGACGAGAAGCCGGCCGGCTACCTGCTGATCGGGGATTCGGCGTCGATCCCGGGCATGAACGGGATCATCGGGGTCGTCCCCGACGACGTGCCGATCGAGACGTATCTCGAGCAGCACGACGACAACGACGTCCTGATCCCGATCGCGCGGCATCCGCGGCTGCAAGTGCACTGGGTGCCCCGGCGTGACGAGAGATCGCTTGCGGCGGCGATCGAGAGCCGAGATTGGTCCAACTGGTACGCGTGGGCGACGCCCGAGGCGACCGTGCTCAAGCACGTGCGGACGCGGCTGCGTGACGAGTTCGGCTTCCCCAAGTCCGAAATACACGCCAAGGCCTACTGGAGTGCCGGGCGTGCGATGGGCACGCACCGTGGTGAAGACCGGGGGACGACCAAGAACGTTGCAGCAGAGCAGGTCTCGTCGCGAGAACCCGCCGACAAGACGTCCACCCCGGCGGCGCGCGGCAGTTGGCGCGTTCAGGCCGCCGGCCGGTTGCTCGCGCCGCTGCGCACGGCGCTGATCCTGTCCGGTGTGCTGCAGGCCGTCATCACGGTGGTGCAGCTGGCACCCTTCGTGCTGCTGGTCGAGCTGGCCCGGTTGCTGGTAGCCGGGGCGCCCGCGGTACGACTCTGGGACGTCGGGCTCGCGGCCGTCGCGCTGCTGGGACTGGGCACCGTCCTCGGAGCGGCCCTCACACTGTGGTTGCATGTCGTCGACGCGCGGTTTGCCGCCGGCCTGCGATCGCGCCTGTTGCGCAAGCTATCTCGCTTGCCGCTGGGCTGGTTCACCGCGCGGGGATCGGGCTCGATCAAGCAACTGCTGCAGGACGACGCGCTGTCGCTGCACTATCTGGTCACCCACGCCATCCCCGACGCGGTCGCGGCGATCATCGCGCCGGTGGCGGTACTGGTTTATCTGTTTGCGGTGGACTGGCGGGTGGCGCTCGTGCTGTTCGTGCCCGTCCTGGTGTACCTGGTGTTGACCTCGTCGCTCACCATCCAGTCCGGCCCGCGCATCCCGCAATCGCAGCGCTGGGCCGAAAAGATGAGTGGGGAGGCGGGCGCCTACCTCGAGGGTCAGCCGGTGATCCGCGTGTTCGGCGGCGCGGCGGCATCCAGCTTCCGGCGGAACTTGGACGAGTACATCGATTTTCTGGTCTCCTGGCAGCGCCCATTGGCCGGCAAGAAGACGCTCATGGACCTGGTCACCCGGCCCTCGACTTTCCTGTGGCTCATCGTGCTGACGGGCACGCTGCTCACCACCACTGGGCGGATGGATCCAGTGAATCTTTTGCCATTCTTGTTGCTGGGCACCACGTTCGGCGCGCGACTACTCGGTATCGCGTACGGGGTCGGCGGTATCGGCGCCGGCATGCTCGCCGCGCGGCGCCTGCAGAACACCCTCGACGAGCCCGAGCTCGAGGTGCGGGAGCCGGACCGGTCCGCGGATTCGTCGGCGACGGTGGTGTTCGACGGCGTCAGCTTCGGCTATCGGCCGGGCGTCCCGGTGATCCGCGGCGTGTCGCTGACGCTGCGTCCCGGCACGGTCACCGCCCTCGTCGGCCCGTCCGGGTCCGGCAAGTCGACGCTGGCCGCCCTGCTGGCCCGCTTCCACGACGTCGACCACGGGACGATACGCATTGGGGGACAGGACATCCGGTCGATGTCCGCCGACGAGCTCTATGCGAAGGTCGGGTTCGTCCTGCAGGAGACGCAGCTGGTGCACGGCACCGTCGCCGACAACATCGCCCTGGCCGTCCCGGACGCCACCGCTGCGCAAATCGAGGAGGCGGCGCGCCAGGCACACATCCACGACCGGATCATGCGGTTGCCGAACGGCTACGACACGGTGCTCGGCGCGGGAACGGGCCTGTCGGGCGGGGAGCGGCAGCGGCTGACCATCGCCCGCGCGATCCTCGCGGACACCCCGGTGCTGATCCTCGACGAGGCCACCGCGTTCGCCGACCCCGAATCGGAATACCTTGTGCAGCAGGCGCTCAACCGATTGACACGGGACCGCACCGTTTTGGTGATCGCCCACCGACTGCACACCGTCACCGGAGCCGACCAGATCGTCGTGCTCGACCACGGCCGGATCGCCGAACGTGGCACGCACGACGAGTTGCTGGCCGCCGACGGCCGCTACCGACGGCTGTGGGAGGGCGGCCGTCGGGACCCGGTGGCCGCCATCACGGCTCGGGAGGGAGCGCGATGA
- a CDS encoding cyclic nucleotide-degrading phosphodiesterase, protein MSVRITVLGCSGSVVGPDSPASGYLLRAPDTPPLVIDFGGGVLGALQRYADPASVHVLLSHLHADHCLDLPGLFVWRRYHPSRPDGKALLYGPGDTWSRLGAASSPYGGEIDDCSDIFDVRHWVDGEPVTFGSLTVTPRVVAHPTESYGMRITDSTGASLVYSGDTGVCDQLVELARDADVFLCEASWTHSPDRPPALHLSGTEAGRTAAQAGVRELLLTHIPPWTSREDVISEAKAEFDGPVHAVVCGESFDIRRSERV, encoded by the coding sequence GTGTCCGTGCGAATAACCGTGCTCGGCTGCTCGGGCAGCGTGGTGGGGCCGGATTCGCCCGCGTCGGGTTATCTGCTCCGGGCACCGGACACTCCGCCGTTGGTCATCGACTTCGGCGGCGGCGTGCTGGGCGCGCTGCAGCGCTACGCAGACCCCGCCTCCGTGCATGTGCTGTTATCTCATTTGCACGCGGACCACTGCCTGGATCTGCCCGGCCTGTTCGTGTGGCGGCGTTATCACCCGTCGCGCCCGGACGGTAAGGCGCTGTTGTACGGTCCCGGCGACACCTGGTCGCGGCTGGGCGCCGCGTCGTCACCGTACGGCGGTGAAATCGACGACTGCTCAGACATTTTCGACGTCCGGCACTGGGTCGACGGCGAACCGGTCACCTTCGGGTCGCTCACGGTGACGCCGCGGGTGGTGGCTCACCCGACGGAGTCTTACGGCATGCGGATCACCGATTCCACCGGCGCCTCGCTCGTCTATAGCGGTGACACCGGCGTCTGCGACCAGCTCGTCGAGCTGGCGCGCGACGCCGACGTCTTCCTATGCGAAGCGTCCTGGACCCATTCACCGGACCGCCCGCCCGCCCTGCATCTGTCGGGCACCGAGGCCGGCAGGACCGCCGCGCAGGCGGGCGTGCGCGAGCTGTTGCTGACCCACATCCCGCCGTGGACCTCGCGCGAGGACGTGATCAGCGAGGCCAAGGCCGAGTTCGACGGGCCCGTGCATGCTGTGGTGTGCGGCGAGTCTTTCGATATCCGCCGCTCCGAACGGGTCTGA
- a CDS encoding rhomboid family intramembrane serine protease has protein sequence MAKTTPKGGPGVPANRAKRPGWMVGGATILTFVALLYLVELVDQLTGHSLDENGIRPLEADGLWGIVFAPALHANWQHLMANTIPLLVLGFLMTLAGLSRFVWATAIVWILGGFGTWLIGNVGSSCGPTDHIGASGLIFGWLAFLLVFGIFVRRFADIAIGLVVLFAYGGVLLGAMPVLGRCGGVSWQGHLCGAIAGVVAAYWLSAPERKARAKRKAGAAVPRPKT, from the coding sequence ATGGCTAAGACCACCCCGAAGGGAGGCCCGGGCGTGCCGGCGAACCGCGCGAAGCGGCCCGGGTGGATGGTGGGCGGGGCGACGATCCTCACCTTCGTCGCGCTGCTCTACCTGGTCGAGCTCGTCGACCAGCTGACGGGGCATTCCCTGGACGAGAACGGCATCAGGCCGCTCGAAGCCGACGGGCTGTGGGGGATCGTCTTCGCGCCGGCCCTGCACGCCAACTGGCAGCATCTGATGGCCAACACGATCCCGCTCTTGGTGTTGGGTTTCCTGATGACGCTGGCCGGTCTGAGCCGGTTCGTCTGGGCCACCGCGATCGTGTGGATCCTGGGCGGCTTCGGCACCTGGCTTATCGGGAATGTGGGCAGCTCCTGCGGGCCGACGGATCACATCGGGGCCTCCGGCCTGATCTTCGGCTGGCTGGCCTTCCTGCTCGTGTTCGGCATCTTCGTGCGCAGGTTCGCCGACATCGCGATCGGGCTGGTCGTGTTGTTCGCCTACGGCGGCGTGCTGCTGGGCGCCATGCCGGTGCTCGGCAGGTGCGGCGGGGTGTCCTGGCAGGGTCACCTGTGCGGTGCGATCGCCGGCGTCGTTGCCGCGTACTGGTTGTCCGCGCCGGAACGTAAGGCCCGCGCGAAGAGAAAAGCCGGCGCCGCGGTGCCGCGTCCCAAGACATGA
- a CDS encoding P1 family peptidase, with amino-acid sequence MNAITDVGGIRVGHHQRLDPDATLGAGWACGVTVVLTPPGTVGAVDCRGGAPGTRETDLLDPANTVRYVDAVLLAGGSAYGLAAADGVMRWLEERDRGVAMDGGVVPIVPGAVIFDLPVGGWDCRPTAEFGYLACEAAEGSEGAPAVGSVGAGVGARAGVLKGGVGTASTTLPCGVTVGAMVVVNSAGDVADRVTGLPWSADVIREFALRPPPATQVDAFAQLPTASGPLDNPLNTVIGVVATDAALSPAACRRVAVAAQDGLARTIRPAHTPYDGDTVFALATGAVEVPPAPDAPASFAPEMRLAAEVGAAAADCVARAVLAGVFAADSVAGIPTYRDLLPGAFAR; translated from the coding sequence ATGAACGCCATCACCGACGTGGGGGGCATCCGCGTCGGTCACCATCAGCGACTCGACCCCGACGCGACGCTGGGCGCCGGATGGGCCTGCGGCGTCACCGTCGTGCTGACCCCGCCCGGGACCGTGGGTGCCGTCGATTGCCGGGGCGGCGCTCCCGGCACCCGGGAGACCGACCTGCTGGACCCGGCCAACACCGTCCGGTACGTCGACGCGGTATTGCTCGCCGGTGGCAGCGCCTACGGTCTGGCCGCCGCCGACGGGGTCATGCGCTGGCTGGAAGAACGAGACCGCGGTGTGGCGATGGACGGCGGGGTGGTCCCCATCGTGCCCGGCGCGGTGATCTTCGATCTGCCGGTCGGTGGCTGGGACTGTCGCCCGACGGCCGAGTTCGGCTACCTGGCCTGCGAAGCGGCCGAGGGCAGCGAGGGCGCGCCGGCCGTCGGGAGCGTCGGCGCCGGCGTGGGGGCGCGGGCCGGGGTGCTCAAGGGCGGTGTCGGGACGGCCTCGACGACGCTGCCGTGCGGGGTGACCGTCGGCGCGATGGTCGTGGTGAACTCCGCCGGCGACGTCGCCGACCGGGTCACCGGCCTGCCGTGGTCGGCGGACGTGATCCGGGAGTTCGCGCTGCGGCCACCGCCGGCGACGCAGGTCGACGCTTTCGCGCAGCTGCCGACCGCGTCCGGCCCGCTGGACAACCCACTGAACACCGTCATCGGGGTGGTGGCCACCGACGCGGCGCTGAGCCCGGCCGCATGCCGGCGCGTCGCCGTCGCGGCCCAGGATGGCCTGGCCCGGACGATTCGCCCCGCGCACACCCCGTACGACGGGGACACGGTGTTCGCGCTGGCGACCGGGGCGGTGGAGGTGCCGCCCGCGCCGGACGCACCCGCCTCGTTTGCACCGGAGATGCGGCTGGCCGCGGAGGTGGGCGCCGCGGCGGCCGACTGCGTGGCGCGGGCGGTGCTGGCCGGCGTGTTCGCCGCCGATTCGGTGGCGGGGATACCGACCTACCGCGACCTGTTGCCCGGGGCGTTTGCCCGATGA
- the rdgB gene encoding RdgB/HAM1 family non-canonical purine NTP pyrophosphatase: protein MTELLVASRNPKKLAELRRVLDAAGLTGVTLLSLRDVPPFDEAPETGATFEDNALAKARDSFAATGLAAVADDSGLEVAALNGMPGVLSARWSGDHGDDAANTALLLAQMRDVPDERRGAAFVSACALAGPSGEVVVRGAWPGRIAREPRGDGGFGYDPVFVPDGSERTAAELSPEEKDAVSHRGRALRLLVPALRELD, encoded by the coding sequence GTGACCGAGTTGCTGGTCGCCAGCCGCAACCCCAAAAAGCTGGCCGAATTGCGCCGCGTGCTCGACGCGGCCGGGTTGACGGGGGTGACGTTGCTCTCTTTGCGCGACGTCCCGCCGTTCGACGAGGCGCCCGAAACGGGCGCGACCTTCGAGGACAACGCGCTGGCCAAGGCGCGGGATTCGTTCGCCGCGACGGGCCTGGCCGCCGTGGCCGACGACTCCGGCCTGGAGGTGGCCGCTCTGAACGGCATGCCCGGCGTGCTGTCGGCCCGCTGGTCGGGCGACCACGGCGACGACGCCGCCAACACCGCGCTGCTGTTGGCGCAGATGCGCGACGTGCCCGACGAACGGCGCGGCGCGGCGTTCGTGTCCGCCTGCGCCCTGGCCGGGCCATCCGGCGAGGTCGTCGTCCGCGGCGCGTGGCCCGGCCGCATCGCCCGAGAACCGCGGGGCGACGGCGGCTTCGGCTATGACCCGGTCTTCGTGCCGGACGGTTCGGAGCGCACCGCGGCGGAACTCAGCCCCGAGGAGAAGGACGCGGTTTCCCATCGCGGGCGTGCCCTCAGGCTGCTGGTGCCGGCGCTGCGGGAGCTGGATTAG